The nucleotide sequence CGCGTTCGTTTGTCCAGTTCTTGATACCGATCCAGTGGGCCTGGCCGCGGTAGTGAGCGCTACGGCGAAGGATCGCCGGCCACACCATACCACCGCCACCGGCAATAGCAGACTCGGGGCCATAGCCAATTTCGGAGTATCGCGATTGCATTTCTCCGATATCGACCGAAACAAAGAGGAACTGCCCCCGAGCAGTCCCCGCCGTGCATGCCAGAAGCATAAGCACGGAGAGGCTGATAATAGTACGTCTTGTTAAGTTCATCATCTTCTGAGGATAAATGATCTGTGTAAACGAATCGCCGGGGACACCACCTCGGTCGAGGAGCCCCCCGAAGCGTTATCGCCAGAGCGGACGCTTCGGGGGTGTCCCCAGGCAATCGTTAGAAGCTTACGCGTACGCCAAACGTGACGGAGCGCGGGTTGAGGAACGAGCCAAAGCGTATGTTCGGCATGTCGATATATGCCTTATCGTTCAGCGCATTATCGAGATCGCCCTCGGGCACGGCTTCCCAGGCGCTGCCATTCCAGCGGCTGTAGTTGCCGGTATCCTGCGCCCAGTACCAGGCCGTCGTGTTCGGCGCGGAAACGCCGCTCAGGCTGCCCGTCGTCTCGACGGGCTGGAAGGCCGTACCCGGCGTCCGGAAGTCACCCGGCTGATCGTCGCCAGGAACCCAGATGTAAGGCAGGGCGGACTGGTCACGCAGATCGTCGTAGATATCACCCGGCAGGTGCAGCGAGCGCATGTAGAACTCGAAGTCATCCGCGTTCTGGGTGTAGAACGACGTGTAGCGGGACAAGTGGCGGATCTGGAACACGTTGCTGATGTCCGCGAAGAGCTGCGCTGTGCCGAAGCCCGTGTTGATGTGCTTCGTAAAGCGCAGGTCAAACATCCAGTAGTCTTTCCAGTTCACGTTGCGATCCAACTCGGGGAACGTACCGCGGTTCGACCAGATGAACGCCTCGCCTCGGCGCCACTCACCGAGGAGGTTGATGCGCCAGTCTCCCAGGAAGCCACCGGCCAGATCCTGCTTGAAGTCCGGGGGCGTAAGCAACGTGACGTTCATGCGAGCAAACGGTTCGGCCACAGGCGCGAAGGCACGGAAGTCCGTCGAGTTGCGCAAGTAGTTGCGTTGATCGAAGGCATTCTCGTTGAATACGGCGTAACCGAAGTTGCCATCTTTCCGCGTGAGGAACGTGTAGTTCAAGAAGCCACGGACCCAGCGGCCGCGGTTTTTCGTGAGGCTCACTTCCGCGCCGCGGACGTCCTCGTAGTTCCAGGGCTGGTACGTCTGGTACTGTACCACGTTGCCGAGGCTATTGTAGTTCACCGTACGCTGCTGGTCGCGGATATCGCGATAGAAACCGGAGACGCGGACGAGGAACTGGTCGAACAGGTTCTGGTCGTAGCCCAGTTCGTAGGCCACCGTCTTCGGCATCGGGTGATCGGGGTTGCCGATCTGGTTGATACCACCAGCGCGGCTCTCGTTGACGCCGAACACGTTAAACGCCTGCAACATCTGGCGGAAGTGGCCATAGTTGAAGTATAACTTGCTGTTCGCCGTGATCGGGAAGGAGACACCGAGGCGCGGGCTCAACTCAAGCTGCGGATCGGGCTGGCGCGAATCGAGCACATCGTCGAGAGTCAGCTGCGTGCCACGGAAGGCCGCGTCGTACGGCGAATAATCCCACCATTCCGTGTTCGCGTCGAAGTAATCGAGGCGCGCACCCAGGTTGGCGATCATGCCGTTGAACTCGAGCTTGCTCTGCACGTAAGCGGCGCCCTGGATCGGGTTACGCTCCCAGAAGTAGTTGGCCTCAGGGTTGGGACCAACGAGCTCCAGGTTGATGTGTTTGTAGTTCATGTTGTAGTCGCTGGCGATCACTTCAGCACCGGTCTTAATCTGCATGACGCGATTGACCTGGCTGGTGAGATCGAAGCGGCCGGTGAACACCCCTACGTCGGAAGAGTCACGCGCTTTGTTCCAGTGACCACCCGTGGTGATCTGCGTGCCGAGGATGTTGCCGCCGCCGCCGGCGTAGTTAAACGGCTCCTGGCCGATACAATACGGGAGCACGTTGCCGTCGCCCGTGAGGTCGCTGTCGCCGCCGACACAAAGGCCTTCGCCACGCGCCAGCAGTTCGTTCAACAGGGCCTGATCGGTAACGATGCCGTCGACCGTCGCGAGGCGGCGGTTAAACACACCGTTTTCATCGACGAACGTGCCGTCGCGCAGATCGGCGAACGGGGTGCGGTACTTCGTGTGGAGGTACTGACCCGTAATCGTGTAGAACGTATTCGCGTTGATCGTGTGCACGAACTCGGCGCCGATCATTTTGTGGTCAATATTCGCCCGGTTAAACGCACCGTTCGAGTGAACCAGACCACGTTCAGTATGCTGGTTGA is from Rhodothermales bacterium and encodes:
- a CDS encoding TonB-dependent receptor; translation: MRIKKLLGALLLLLVPVMGAAAQTGKISGTVRDGSTGEALPGVNVVIDGTTQGAVTDLDGFYNIINVRPGSYSIRASFVGYTPQLVEGIQVSTGLTATIDFSLGEQQVGLDELVVTAERPVVELDVSANVSNLTAEDIVDLPVAGINEVLDLQAGIEPGLSIRGGGVGEVAFIVDGMNMRTGRDNEPITNVSYTSVEAVQVQTGGFNAEYGNVRSGIVNVSTKDPSRTRYTFDGLFRYRPAQDKNFGGNPEDPDGFWMRGWSDPTINSVGTSALDPYERRQYNAFIGLEQLATNTRTRGFDVTPNDMLEYLQYAHRKDNEISVGDYEADFTVGGPLIPGMGSKLGNLRFLASYRGTNTAYLWRQVRDSYHDQNLTAKLVADIAPGMKLSVNGMSLQERGINRTRGENAIADMWRGDLPAFPWSNQNVVVLNQHTERGLVHSNGAFNRANIDHKMIGAEFVHTINANTFYTITGQYLHTKYRTPFADLRDGTFVDENGVFNRRLATVDGIVTDQALLNELLARGEGLCVGGDSDLTGDGNVLPYCIGQEPFNYAGGGGNILGTQITTGGHWNKARDSSDVGVFTGRFDLTSQVNRVMQIKTGAEVIASDYNMNYKHINLELVGPNPEANYFWERNPIQGAAYVQSKLEFNGMIANLGARLDYFDANTEWWDYSPYDAAFRGTQLTLDDVLDSRQPDPQLELSPRLGVSFPITANSKLYFNYGHFRQMLQAFNVFGVNESRAGGINQIGNPDHPMPKTVAYELGYDQNLFDQFLVRVSGFYRDIRDQQRTVNYNSLGNVVQYQTYQPWNYEDVRGAEVSLTKNRGRWVRGFLNYTFLTRKDGNFGYAVFNENAFDQRNYLRNSTDFRAFAPVAEPFARMNVTLLTPPDFKQDLAGGFLGDWRINLLGEWRRGEAFIWSNRGTFPELDRNVNWKDYWMFDLRFTKHINTGFGTAQLFADISNVFQIRHLSRYTSFYTQNADDFEFYMRSLHLPGDIYDDLRDQSALPYIWVPGDDQPGDFRTPGTAFQPVETTGSLSGVSAPNTTAWYWAQDTGNYSRWNGSAWEAVPEGDLDNALNDKAYIDMPNIRFGSFLNPRSVTFGVRVSF